Below is a genomic region from Myxococcus fulvus.
GAAGGGAAAGGGAGGCAGGCGATGATCTACGTTCGGAATGCAGAGGAGAGGGGCCATGCCAACCACGGCTGGCTGGACACGCATCACACGTTCTCGTTCGCGGACTACTACGACGCGGACTTCATGGGGTTCCGCACGTTGAGGGTCATCAACGAGGACACCGTGGCGCCGCAGCGCGGGTTCGGGATGCACCCGCACCGGGACATGGAGATCATCACCTACGTGCTGGGCGGGAAGGTGGAGCACCGCGACAGCATGGGCACCCAGGCGGTCATCCAGCCGGGTGAGGTGCAGCGGATGAGCGCGGGGACGGGCGTGGTGCACAGCGAGATGAACAACTTCTCGGAGCCGCTGCACATGCTGCAGATCTGGATCCTCCCGAAGGAGAAGGGCCTCAAGCCGGGCTACGAGCAGAAGGCGTTCGACGCGAAGGAGCGTCAGGGCCGCTTCCGGGTGGTGGCGTCGCCGGATGGGCGGGAGGGCTCGCTGACGGTGCACCAGGACCTGCTGCTGCACGGAACGCTGTTGGGCAAGGGCGAGTCCGCCGAGTACGCGCTTTCACCGGGGCGTCACGCCTGGGTGCAGGTGGCGCGGGGCTCGGGCACGCTGAACGGCGTGAAGGTGAAGGCGGGTGACGGCGTGGCGGTGTCGTCCGAGGACAAGCTGGTGCTCACCGCCGAGACGCCGGTGGAGGCGCTGCTGTTCGACATGGCCTGAGCGTGTGAGCGCCGGGCGTTCTTGAGTCGCACCCGGGCCGGGTGGCGAGGACCTGGAACAAGGTCCCTGCTCCCCGGCCCTCGTGCGTCCTGGGACTTCAGCGCATGTCGAGCGTGAGGCTGGTCCTGGCCGTGCGCCCGTCCTCGGCGGTGGCGACCACGGTGACGGCCACGGGGATGCGGGCGACGCTCGTCGTGGTGGTGATGAGGATGTTGGCGGACGCCTGGTCACCGGGGACGACGACGGGCTGGGCGGTGATGCGCCGCGAGTCGGACTCCAGGCTGAGCGTCAGCGGGCCGGTGAAGCCCTCGGCGCGCGTGATTTGGACGGGCGTGAGCTCCGACTGTCCGACGAACAGGGTCAGCTGCCGCTGCGCGAGGGCGATGGAGAAGTCGGGCTGGCTGGTGGTGACCGGGAGGACGACGACGTAGAGCTCGGCGCCGGAGACCAGGTCCTTGCCGGAGTCGTTCGCCAGGAGCAGCGTGCGCTGGGCGCCGGTGACGGCGATGTCCTGCGCGACGTTGACGGTGACCACCTGGGTGGTGATGCCCTCACCCTCGGGGACGATGATTTCGGGCGTCATGGTGATGCCCTCGGGCGCGGTCTCCATGTTCACGCGGAGCTCACCGGGCTGGTCGCCCACGCGGTTGAGCGTCACCTCGAACTGGGTGGACTGGCCGGGCTCGAGGCTCACGGCCCAGGGCATGGTGAACTGGAGCCGGTAGTAGGGCGAGTTGCTGTTGCACGAGGCGACGAGCAGACAACCGAGGAGGAAGAGGCTTCGGCGGAGGACGGGCATCATGGGGTGGTTCTCCCGGGAACGGCTCAGCATGAAACCGCCGCCCCCCGTGGAGCAAGCCGCCCGGGTGGACAGC
It encodes:
- a CDS encoding pirin family protein, producing MIYVRNAEERGHANHGWLDTHHTFSFADYYDADFMGFRTLRVINEDTVAPQRGFGMHPHRDMEIITYVLGGKVEHRDSMGTQAVIQPGEVQRMSAGTGVVHSEMNNFSEPLHMLQIWILPKEKGLKPGYEQKAFDAKERQGRFRVVASPDGREGSLTVHQDLLLHGTLLGKGESAEYALSPGRHAWVQVARGSGTLNGVKVKAGDGVAVSSEDKLVLTAETPVEALLFDMA